ATGGTGTAATTGCGCTTGATCAGAATAGGAAAATACGTCTTATTAATCCAGTAGTTGGTGCCATGTTAGGCATTAAAGATGAGAAGCTATTTATAGGTAAAAAATGTAATATTATTGTTGAGTGTTGTTCAAATTTAAAACCTTTATTTTCAATGACACAAGATAAATTTAAACAAGGTGAAAGCGAGTGGAGCGAAGAGATTGAAATTACTTTAGTTGATCGACATTTGTTATTATCGTGCCAAGGGGCGGCACTTAAAAATAATAATGAAACTTTGGGTTTTGTGATTATAATTAAGGATATTTCGAAATTAAATAGAGCTCAAAAAAAAGCTGCTTGGGGAGAGGTGGCGAAGCGTATGGCACACGAAATTAAGAATCCATTAACTCCAATTTTATTATCTGCTCAACGTCTTAGGAATCGATTTTTAATGTCTTTAGAAGGTAAAGATTTAGATGTTATTAATAAGACTACAAATACTATTATTCATCAAGTTCAGTCTATGGATGTCATGTTGAGTGCATTTGCTGATTATGCTAATACACCACAGGTTGAAAGAATGCCTTGTAATCTCAATGCATTAATTAACCAATCTATTTCACTTTATGATGACATAAGTAAAATGAATATTGATTTAGACTTGAATAATAATATCCCGCTATTGTTCTTAGATAGTAACAGTATTTCTAGGGTATTGATTAATTTAGTGAAAAATGCTAGTGAAGCTATGATTGACGGACGTGATTTAAACGTTAAAATTATAACAGAGTATTTACCAAAACAGGCTATTGTGCGTTTAAGTATCATAGATAATGGTGATGGTTTTGATAAACATGTGCTTGATAGAGTGTTTGAACCTTATGTTACGACTAAAGCTCAAGGTGGTGGTCTTGGGATGACGATCGTGCAGAATATCATTAAACAACACAAAGCAAAAATATTTGCTAGTAATATTAATCCAAACGGTGCTATGATTACCATTGAATTTGATTGTAAGGGATAAACAAAAAGGAAAAGTTATGGATAATGTATTAGTCATTGGTAGTATTCTTATTATTGATGATGAAAATATTAATGCTGAAACAATGATGGATATATTGGAAGATGTTAATTATCACGTGGTTCTTGCAGCTAATGCTAATCAAGCTAAAACTATTATAAAAGACCAGTCTTTTGACTTGGTCATGATGGATGTTTGGATGCCTGGTCAGGATGGTATGTCATTATTAGAAGAATGGACTCAAGCTGATTTTTCTACACCGATTGTGATGATGTCTGGGCATGCAGAACATCAAGATGTGGTTAAAGCAATTAAATTTGGTGCAGTTGATTTTTTGAAAAAACCATTGCATGATTTTTTGCCATTGATACGTAAAATTCTATCTGAGCAAGTACTAGAAAAATCTAGATATAATGTTAATAACATTGAGTTTAATGTACCTCTTAAAGAGGCAAGAAATATTTTTGAAGTACAGTATTTCAATCATCATTTAAAAGAGAATAATCATAACATTGCTAAGGTTGCAGCATTTGCAGGGTTAGAAAGAACCACTTTATATCGCAAGTTAAAAGATTTAGGCATTGATAAAAAATAAAATAATATGAAAATCTTAATTTTAGGTGCAGGGCAAGTTGGAACAACACTTGCTAAATATTTAGCTTTAGAT
This sequence is a window from Candidatus Vesicomyosocius sp. SY067_SCS001. Protein-coding genes within it:
- a CDS encoding response regulator, with product MDNVLVIGSILIIDDENINAETMMDILEDVNYHVVLAANANQAKTIIKDQSFDLVMMDVWMPGQDGMSLLEEWTQADFSTPIVMMSGHAEHQDVVKAIKFGAVDFLKKPLHDFLPLIRKILSEQVLEKSRYNVNNIEFNVPLKEARNIFEVQYFNHHLKENNHNIAKVAAFAGLERTTLYRKLKDLGIDKK